Genomic DNA from Candidatus Aegiribacteria sp.:
TTCAACAGTATGAATGTACTTCGCCCTGGGTTCACCCGGCATACCGCTCATTGAGATCATGAGAGCGGATGATTCACCGCAGACAAATGCTCCTGCTCCGCGGTGAATGACGAGATCGAAAGAGAAATCAGTTCCGAGTATACCCTTTCCAAGCAGGTTACTCTCGTGAGACTGCCGGATTGCATTCTCAAGGATTTCCATGGCGAGGGGGTACTCTTTTCTGATGTAGATATAACCCTCATCAGCCCCGATCGCGTATGCTCCGATGGCCATGCCCTCTATGATTGAATGAGGATCGGACTCCAGAATAGATCTGTCCATGTATGCACCAGGGTCTCCCTCATCCGCATTGCATACAATTACAGGGATACCTCCAGTCCGTTCAGAAGCGTTGACGCAGGAAGACCATTTCACTCCTGCCGGGAAGCCACCACCACCCCTTCCTCGAAGTCCCGATCTTGTTATTTCTGCGATGACTTCTGCGGGATCCATATTATCCAGTATACTGGCCAGCCCTTCGTAGGCCCCACTTGCAAGAGCATCATCAAGGCTTTCCGGATCGATGAGCCCTCGATTGACAAATACTACCGTTTGCTGTTTGAGGTAGAAGGGATCGTCATGGGTAATAGTCTGCAAATGGCATTCTTCAGCTGTTTTTACTCCTTTTATACAGTCAAACAGGTTATTGACTTTATCCTCGGTAACATTGAGGTACATAACCGGTTGCTCACCATTCCTGCTGACGGATACCATGGGCTCACAGCTGCAAAGGCCTGCGCAACCGCTGGATTTCAGATCAATGGACTGAACGTTTCCGGATGAAATAAAGGCTCTCACAGCCTGCAGCGTTCTACCTGCTCCAGCGGCTATTCCACAAGTGCCGAGATGGACAGTGAGGAATACTGCCGTATCACTTGATCCGCATGAGGATGATTCAAGAAGAGTGTTTAATTGGTCTATTGCATTTGTATTCATGATAACCCCCTCAGCTTTTGGAGTAACTGGAGATAAGGTTGCTTACCTGTGAAGGTTTGACCTCTG
This window encodes:
- a CDS encoding 4Fe-4S binding protein — translated: MNTNAIDQLNTLLESSSCGSSDTAVFLTVHLGTCGIAAGAGRTLQAVRAFISSGNVQSIDLKSSGCAGLCSCEPMVSVSRNGEQPVMYLNVTEDKVNNLFDCIKGVKTAEECHLQTITHDDPFYLKQQTVVFVNRGLIDPESLDDALASGAYEGLASILDNMDPAEVIAEITRSGLRGRGGGGFPAGVKWSSCVNASERTGGIPVIVCNADEGDPGAYMDRSILESDPHSIIEGMAIGAYAIGADEGYIYIRKEYPLAMEILENAIRQSHESNLLGKGILGTDFSFDLVIHRGAGAFVCGESSALMISMSGMPGEPRAKYIHTVESGYKGRPTVLNNVETLANIPRIITKGAKWFASIGTGDVSENPWNGSSGTKVFSLVGDIKKAGLVEIPMGITLREIIFDIGGGIPGGRKFKAVQTGGPSGGVLPADKLDLPVDFDTLTDAGSMMGSGGMVVMDDETCMIQIAKYFVDFLKDESCGKCTPCREGLVALGTILQRIISGDGRQGDIELLEEYGQNMCETSLCALGQTAANPVLSTIEYFRDEYEEHIRDGKCGALKCKALIEFRINPENCTGCTICARNCPVDAIEGSLKEPHVIDQEKCIRCGVCKEVCNFNAVEVL